Part of the Halobacteriovoraceae bacterium genome is shown below.
CTTTATGATCTTCTTCAGTCCCTTCATTTCCAATGATATTCATTTGTTTTATTTTTTGAGTATCATAGGCCGTCAGTCCAGAAAAAACGACGATTCCCACTAAACCGTAAATCATACTAGTTTGACTAGTCATTAAATTTGGAAAGAAAAGGGTAAGAATCCCAAAACCTATCAGTCCCCATAATCCCATATTACAAAATGTTCCAATTGGGCCTAGGTCTTTTTTGGTCACATATCCAAAAAGGCTTAATCCTGCAAAACTAAATGAGGTTAATAAAAACGCTGACATAATGCTTTCACTTGTATAGATGAGTGAAATTACTGAAAGTGTCACTCCTGTCAAAATACAATAGACAAAGTAAATAAGCGTAGCAGATTGAGCAGACATTTTATTAACCATTGCACTCAATCCAATAACTGCAATTAATTCTGCAATTAATAATCCATAAAAGAGATAAATATTTGACATCAAATAGCTCATGAATGATTCTGAAGTTGCTACATAGTAAGAAGTCGCTGCTGTTACACTTAGCCCTATTGTCATCCACTTATATACTCCGGCCATAAATCTGGCAGTTTCTTCGACTTTAGCGATTTCGGATCGACTATGAACATGAACTTCACTCATGAGTTTTTTCCTTTTTTAAAAATTCTCCATAATTCTCAACAATGTTATCTACATTATCCAGAATTTTCTTCTGAATGTCTTTAGCATTATCAATCCCACTATGATCTTCTCTTCTAAGTTCGTTGATCACAGTTGTAAGCTCAACATTTTTGGCAATATTTGGGCCATCATTAAAAATTAATTCTCTGTCCCCAATGAAATTCAAATTTTTAACAACATTTTCAGGGATGATATCATTATCCATTCCAACAGAGTCTAATGTAACTAAGAGATCAACTCCTCTAAATCCATGCTTTATTGAATTAAGTTCATTCGCAATATCTACAACTGAGTCTCCCCCGAAAGAATGGCCAATGAGAATTAAAGGAGCCTTTTTGTCTAATTTAGAAATTTGCTCAAGTACTTCTTCTTTATCGCTCCAGGAGTATTTTTGTGAATGATCAATAAAATCAGACATTTCACTAAGTCCACCTTTTGAACTATCACTCAGTCCCCACCAGTCAAATCCAGTCATAAAAAATATACCAGGGGATTTTTTTGCTGATTCTGATTTTAGATCATTTGTTATTTTTTCAGATTTTGAATCGCTGATGTTTGAGATATTCTCTTTTTCTTTTGAGTTGCTTAAAAAACCCGATACCAATCCCCCCACAGTAGAGAGTCCTTTTTGAGCTAAATTGAGAACTTCTTCTTTCGCCATACTTTCAATTGCCTGCTTTGCAACATCTTTGGTCTTGCTCCCTAAATCTACTTTTTTATTCGAAGGAAGCTCAGAAGACTTTTCTTCTCCACTAAGTGCATCCTTCAATAAATTTTTAGGATTTTCTTCAATTAACTCTTTGCCCGCCTGCCTAGATTTAGCACGTCCAATGTATTCTTGACGATTCTTATTAACAATAACATCATTTGTCATACTCATGAATTTCATATTAACTCTTAAAAGAATCTAGCGCAATATTGACCAATTTTGCACAAAGCTTCCCTTCAAATAGATGATATTTTTTTTTAATTTATATACAAAAACATTTTAATCCATTATTGCAATTAAAGTGGAGATTCAACTCTGACAACGAGGGATGAAAAATTAAAATTTTTTTCAAAAAACCGATGAGAGAGAATCACAAACATAAGAAAATTGGCATGAAAAAAAAGTTTCTATTAGTCATCACTATTTTAACAACGATATGTATTTTATTAATTCTCTGTCTATATTTTGAAGCTAAAATTCTGTCAGGGATTAGAGCTTATGTTCGTGGAGAAGGATTGTATTCCAAAGGTCAAAAAGATGCAGTCATTGCTTTGACAAAATATGTCCGCACAAAAAAAGAAGAAGATTTTAGAGATTTTGAAGAAATGATCTCAATTCCAATTGGAGATCGAATTGCCAGAGAAGCATTATTAGAGGATGAACCAAATAAAGCGTTGGCATACAAGGGTTTTTTACAAGCACAAAATTCAAAAGAAGATATCCCAACCATGATTAATCTATTTGTTTATTTTCAAAAATTGCCTTTTATTGCCAATGCCATTCAAATCTGGACAGAAGGAGATAAGAAAATAAAACAATTGCATGAAGCAGGAAACAATTTAAAAAATGCTGTTCAAAAAAATGAACAAATATTGATTGATAAATATATGCTTGAAATAAATGTGCTTAATTCTAAACTTGCAGCTTTAGAGTTAGATTTTTCACTTACACTTAGTGAAGGAGCAAATGGAATTTCACAATCCATGATAAGATTAAGCTACTTTTTCTTTTTTATGGTTTTCATTTTAGTATTTTTTTATATTAAAAATATTGTAAAATCGGTTGATAGATTAGAGAAATACTTAAAAGATAAGCAATTAAAATTAAAGAATGAAGTTGAAATCAAAAATCGTTTTTTCTCAATAATTGCCCATGACTTAAATAGCCCATATAATCAGTTAATGGGTCTGACAGAAGTGATGACAAGCGAAGCTGATGAATTTTCAAAAGAAGAAATCGTTGAACTTGCTAAAAATGTTTATGAATCAGCTTCAAGAGTTTTCAATTTGCAAAACGATCTTTTAAAATGGTCGCGCACTCAATTTGAAAAGGGTGAGGTAAGCCGAAAAAAAATCACCACGACTGAACTTTTTAAAGACTCTATACATATTTATAAAACAATTGCTGAAGATAAAAATATTTCACTATTAAACCATATACAAGAAGAATTAGTTCTCGTTGATCCGGATATGATTCAAACTGTTTTAAGAAACCTTATCTCAAATGCCATCAAGTTCACTCCTAAAGAAGGAAAAATAGTTCTCTCCTCGGAACTCAAAGGAAATCATGTTGAAATTAAAGTTACCGACAGTGGAGTTGGAATTTCAAAAAAACAACAAGAAGATTTGTTTCGGCCAGATAAACTATCATCAAATTTTGGGACCAATGGAGAAAGAGGTACAGGGATTGGTTTGATTTTATGCAAAGAGATGCTACAAAAAAATGATGGTGATATCAATGTAGAATCAAACGAAGGAAATGGAACACAAGTTATTTTCACCATTCCTCTTTGTAAAGAATGATCAATTCTCTTTCAATCGATATAAACCAGAAACTTGTTTATTATAGATATTTTTTTTGAGATTCTCATGTTCACTTATAAGACCAAGCATTTTCATGTCGATTTCTTCATTACCATTTGACATAGATTCTGCTCGATTAAAGAGTGCAAGATTTTCTTTATGAATGTGGGCCAGGTTTAACGTTGCATACTCATTTAAAATATTACATGCTTCTTCTAAACGTCTAAGCATTACACTAGTCTTAAATTTATCTAAAGTGTCTCTTAATTTTTCATGCTCTTCTAACATCTTTTCAATTGGCCCATATTCTAATTGAGGTACTTCAGAAATCATCCATTTAAAGAGAACTTCTTCTTCCTTATAGTGATGATAATCATCAACAAACTCATTAAAAAAATCAAACATCGTTTGAAAGCTTTCCTGTGTTAGATTTTTTGTTTTATCAACCCAATTCAAGTAGTGATTCAAATAATCACAAATAATTTCATGTTCACTTCTTAAAATTTCTGTCGTTTTCATTGGTTTAGTCATAACATTAAGTTAATTAGTAAAAATTCCAACCGCAACACTAATAATTGAAGGATTGCCTTGGCCTGTTTTGTCAAAAATATATCTATAATTGAGTTTGATATCTAAATTTACATCACTTGTTCTAAAGAATGTTGTTCCAGCAGTTACTCCCAAAAGAAATCCGGCGGCATCCTCTACTT
Proteins encoded:
- a CDS encoding Bax inhibitor-1/YccA family protein, which produces MSEVHVHSRSEIAKVEETARFMAGVYKWMTIGLSVTAATSYYVATSESFMSYLMSNIYLFYGLLIAELIAVIGLSAMVNKMSAQSATLIYFVYCILTGVTLSVISLIYTSESIMSAFLLTSFSFAGLSLFGYVTKKDLGPIGTFCNMGLWGLIGFGILTLFFPNLMTSQTSMIYGLVGIVVFSGLTAYDTQKIKQMNIIGNEGTEEDHKETIMGALILYLDFINLFLKILRVMGNRKR
- a CDS encoding alpha/beta hydrolase; this translates as MKFMSMTNDVIVNKNRQEYIGRAKSRQAGKELIEENPKNLLKDALSGEEKSSELPSNKKVDLGSKTKDVAKQAIESMAKEEVLNLAQKGLSTVGGLVSGFLSNSKEKENISNISDSKSEKITNDLKSESAKKSPGIFFMTGFDWWGLSDSSKGGLSEMSDFIDHSQKYSWSDKEEVLEQISKLDKKAPLILIGHSFGGDSVVDIANELNSIKHGFRGVDLLVTLDSVGMDNDIIPENVVKNLNFIGDRELIFNDGPNIAKNVELTTVINELRREDHSGIDNAKDIQKKILDNVDNIVENYGEFLKKEKTHE
- a CDS encoding HAMP domain-containing histidine kinase; this translates as MKKKFLLVITILTTICILLILCLYFEAKILSGIRAYVRGEGLYSKGQKDAVIALTKYVRTKKEEDFRDFEEMISIPIGDRIAREALLEDEPNKALAYKGFLQAQNSKEDIPTMINLFVYFQKLPFIANAIQIWTEGDKKIKQLHEAGNNLKNAVQKNEQILIDKYMLEINVLNSKLAALELDFSLTLSEGANGISQSMIRLSYFFFFMVFILVFFYIKNIVKSVDRLEKYLKDKQLKLKNEVEIKNRFFSIIAHDLNSPYNQLMGLTEVMTSEADEFSKEEIVELAKNVYESASRVFNLQNDLLKWSRTQFEKGEVSRKKITTTELFKDSIHIYKTIAEDKNISLLNHIQEELVLVDPDMIQTVLRNLISNAIKFTPKEGKIVLSSELKGNHVEIKVTDSGVGISKKQQEDLFRPDKLSSNFGTNGERGTGIGLILCKEMLQKNDGDINVESNEGNGTQVIFTIPLCKE
- a CDS encoding hemerythrin domain-containing protein — translated: MTKPMKTTEILRSEHEIICDYLNHYLNWVDKTKNLTQESFQTMFDFFNEFVDDYHHYKEEEVLFKWMISEVPQLEYGPIEKMLEEHEKLRDTLDKFKTSVMLRRLEEACNILNEYATLNLAHIHKENLALFNRAESMSNGNEEIDMKMLGLISEHENLKKNIYNKQVSGLYRLKEN